One Glycine max cultivar Williams 82 chromosome 8, Glycine_max_v4.0, whole genome shotgun sequence genomic window, TTATTTTACTTGCTTTGGCCATTGTGAACACAGTACATGGGACGCGTGTAGGGTTCTATTCGAGTGCATGCCCACGCGCAGAGTTCATTGTTAGGTCCACAGTTCAATCCCACGTTAGGTCTCTGATCCTACCATGGCTGCCGGGTTGCTTCGTATTCACTTCGATGATTGCTTTGTGCAAGGTTGCGACGCTTCTGTTCTCATTGCCGGTGATGCCACTGAGAGAACAGCATTTGCAAACCTTGGTTTGAGAGGATACGAGGTTATTGATGATGCAAAGACACAGCTCGAGGCTGCGTGCCCCGGTGTTGTGTCATGTGCTGATATTCTTGCTCTTGCAGCTCGTGATTCCGTTTCTCTGGTAGTACATAACTCCAAACTATCAAATATCAATGTTTGAATTTATTATCTATTAACTCTGCCCGCAAAACAGTGGCGGTTCAAATCGGGTGGTCAAAACAGATTTGACATATCTTACTTGGCTAATTTGAGGATTGGCCATGGAATTCTGCAGTCTGATCAAGCGCTTTGGAATGATCCTTCCACAAAGTCATTTGTACAAAGGTACCTGCAGGACGGCTTCAAAGGTTTGCTTTTCAACGTGGAATTTGCAAAGTCTATGTTCTGCCATCAACTAGCTATAGTgcatgttaaaataaatttgtacatGGCTTAGAAAAgtggttttatttgtttttgttgaagtGTATGATATGCATTTGTAGCTAGtctggtttttctttttcttcctttttgctgGTGAGACTAAATGTTTCCCAAGTATAAAAGTTTACAGAAAATGTTATAGAATAAATagtatccttttttttcttaaatgtatCTGTGGCCTTCTTATTTTAAACTTTGTGTAACTTTACATAGTcctcatatttttaattgagcAATTATATTCTTTGAATTTGATCAaatattgttaaattaaaattgaatatctTTTGTTAATTAGTGAAACatctaaattataataaatttgatattaactatctcttacttaattatattgataagtgacacaagaaaaaaaaacatttctttcTCCACGAAACTATTCTGATAATTATGGGCGgacaaatattcaaaaaattctcactccatataattttaaactactctcattttatttttatctatgcaCTAAATCTTCATTAttgtccatttctttcaatctACCCTTGTTAATCTCTATatctaaattgaatttaaatagattttttaaaagaaaatttaatagttaactttatatcataatttgttttttacaggatatataataaatttttttattcattatagatctaaaatatattttatatattcaaagacatttgtttattatgaaatttaattatatataaataaatatttataatatagaaTTTCAATCTAAAATAccaatattttattgaattttttttttctgtcctCTGATTTCTcttaatatttgtataaagaaggaaaaagtgAGGATAAAGATACTCCAATTCTgtccattttctttttaaatattttcaaattttttctcTTCGATACCCTTCCATTTAAACACTATCTAAACCCTGATTACTGACATATATTATaggttattataattataaagttttttttaaaagaatcgcGGGAGGCATATACATATTAGATATCATGAATTCCATAATATTTAACTTGGTTCAACCCGCAAGAAAAGAGGGTTTAAATCAAGCCTCAGCTATATACTTGGGTTAATAGTTTTTTTCCCTGGTAATCTTCTACAGATATTTGGGCTAATTCATTTACTGAGCTGTAAGCTAGCTAGCTATTGGTTGTAATCATTGGTGTTATATTTTCGATACAttgtttaattagaaaattgaCAAGTGACAACTACAGTATATATAGCAGCTTCTTCCGTTGAATTTGTCCACAATAAAATGAAAGCTAGCTGTGTAATATTTACATGTATGATGTGGAGAAGCTAAGAATCAATATCAATACACAACTTGTCCGTAGTTATTTTTTTGGAAGCTTTCTcaatcaacaatattttttttaattataacttataTTATAGAACGAGATATTTCCAATTGGACCGCCTAATTAAATATGATGAGTTTGATCCTTTCATTGTTAGACAATGTCCCTTATCAGCAGGTTGGTGAGAATAAGTACGAAGCCTAAATTATGGATGAAAATAGACAATTGCTTAGAGGTTCAATCTAAGACAATAATGTCATGTGTGTGTGCCATGCCATATGGGAATGCAATACTAATTATTCATTCGCTGATAGGTGATTTTCAAAAGGGAGACAACATGATGTTGACTTTTGTAACAAACATATCAAGGCTAAAATCTTTTCGTTGTATTTAttcatggattttttttagaatgaacAATATGTGTATTCATAGTCATTTTATCCAAATTAGTatgcataataattttttaattttttttataaatttgattcaTAAATCAAATAAGTTGAACTTAAGTTAAAAGTTGAactcattaaataaatgagtCAAATTTAAGCAATATAtagtttgatttgattgattCGTTCGatttatatttatctatctatatattaaatattttatattattaaatttgtataattatttttatttatttttatttttgcataaaataaataaataaaatatgtaaaattattataatttttaattgagtcaAGTTAATGAATTGAACCGAGTTGTTATGAGCTTGAATTGTGTCGAGTTTGAGTTAAACATAAATGTTCACATCAAACTCGAGTTGAGCTTCTGAGATAAGCCAATTATTATTGAGTTGAGTTGAGCTGAACCGAGCTTGACTTATTTTCAACCCTAATTATAGGGGTGAGAACAATATTCAAAGGGTGGGGATATAAATAAGGGTAATATTGTCATttcagaaattataaaaaaaatggggtATGAACTTGGAGAAAAAAGGGGTTGAGAATAACATAGGGACAAAGAAAGGCGTAACATATTGAGTGGTGGGCCTAGAACAGATCCAATAGAGATTGGGTTAAGAAGATGGTGGACTGGACTGGACCAATTGCAATAGTAACTAACTAACATTGACAGGCACAGTGAGTGTGTTGTACCTTTTATGGTCCAACAATGGAACAGACAACAACATGGGAGGCTCCGCCCTAACTGAAACTCAAAAGGTAGCATAAGCGTTAGCATTGCTTTCCAACTTGCACTTTTGCAGCCTTTATTAACTTCAACTTCATTGTTTCTGTCGCCTTCCTTCGCTTTGCTTTTAACGTTAACTTGCAATTGCATAAACTTTCGATAACTACGTGCTCACGCTTCAATTCCAAGCTGTGGTGTGGTTTTTCACTTCACGCTTCAAACCCAATGGCAGCCTCAGCTCTCTCCAACAGATTGGTTTCACCCATTTCTCTTCCATCCAAACCCAAACCCAAAGCCATTTCCTTGCAACCCAAATTTTCACTTGTCAAATTCCCCAACACCAGATTCCATCCCTTGTCGAGGAAAACGACGTCGCTCACCACGTTTTGTTCCTCCGATGCTCCTCAGCATGACACCCCAATTGAATTAAGTatgaatttcatttttgtttctccCTTTTTGGTTccaatttctttcttcttcttcttctttttttttttttttttgtgaagcaATAGCGCGCATTTTGCAGGGTATCCAGCATTCCCAACCGTCATGGACATCAACCAGATTCGTGACATTTTGCCTCACAGGTACTATCAACGtttctcattttctaaattGTTTTGTCAACATTGGTGAGATTCACATtcacctttctttttttgtcaggtttccttttcttctggTGGATAGAGTGATTGAATACAATCCTGGAGTTTCTGCAGTGGCTATAAAGAATGTGACAATAAATGACAACTTCTTTCCTGGACATTTTCCAGAAAGGCCCATCATGCCTGGTGTTCTAATGGTTGAGGTACTAAAATATGCACTATGCTCCTACCTTTGTTgtatctcttatttattttgtcctTGCCTTGTCTCTAAACATGTCATGATAAAATGGAATCAATTTGTTACAATGTCTATACTTGAATTTAATTGTGACTCGTTTGAAACTATAAGAAGGAACAACCTCTTCTAAACTTAACTTTGCATCTGCAAAAGGATGTATCCATTTGTTTGAACTATGAAGTGTAGTGGTTGCAATTATCCTAGAGTCTTTGtgtttgtgaaatttttttatttgcagctAGAGTGGAACttctttaatataaattttaaaagattctaGTCATAATTGTATCAGGCAACTGAATAGATTACCTTTGTTCTTACTTCTTAGTAAACCTCTCTTAAATTGATATATGCTGGTGTGATTGCTTGCATTGACAATTTTCCACAATAAAAATGCACTGTCTGTTAAAGAGGTCTGACTGTATTAACAAGTGAGAAAACCTATGAATTTGACTAAGCAtgaccaataaaaataattaatgtagatGCTTGTCAACATTGAATACATTCTTGCTTGCTGTATGAAGAAGTAAATCTGACtgttttcttttacaaaatgaatcagtatttttattgtaatctcACTCTTTTCCGTGTATGTCTCCTTACTAGTGTACTCACGTATATAGTAGTGGATATGGTAAATGTAAAATTTTGCCTATATTTATCTAtttccttattttatattttggatgGATTCTAAGGTAGACCACTATCATAGGTGGTCCATCATGCACCATTATTAAGAGTCGTTAGATTAATCTAAGGTATACaatcttattatatatcctCCACATCAGAACGTTACCCTCCCGACTCTCCCTCCCTCTTTGCCGCCTCCAGCGAATCCTTCACTGCCTTTGACTGCCCTGTCACCACCCACTACTGCCACAAACATCAACATTACCAACCAACCCTCATCCACACTCCCATTGTCACCTCACACAATGAGCACTCCACTGCTTACAAGCAGGCCCTCCACCTTGGTGTTGTCCACAAATTCTTGagcaataaacaaaaacacactatcaaaacaaattaacaagCACACGAgagaacaaacaaacaaacaagggAAGGGGTGAAACAATTTTGAGTGCGTTCATCTGCTTCTTTCTGGAGTCAGGGAAGACAGTAATGTTTCTTGGCGAGAGTTTCAATGGAAGAAGCTGGAGCATGGGTGAGACCTAGGCTCAACACAATGTTGTCATTGGGTGAATACTTTCTTCGCCAAGGATGCCATCACGCACGTGCTGTTGATAGTGGTGTTGTCGTTCAGATGCTCGGGAAGAGGAGGGTTGCTGTTGTTGAAATGGAATTGGGTAGTACTTGTGGCCATAGATGGGCCTCATACCCTTCAACAACAACTCTTCAATGATGGCCCTCACCACCTATCGATTCTCTTTCTAGAACGACAACTCTCTTTGTTCTGAGcctttcaacaacaacaatgacaaTGGCACATGCAAGCCAGTATCCTCGGAGTcctcaaagaaaaagaagggttGGCCCAGAAAGTACTTGCCCGATGGCAACATTGTGTTGGTCCTAGCCTTAGAATCTATCTAATATCttgtcataaattaaaaatgcactaaaagaaTGAATTAGTCTATTATAGGATAATAAAAAAGGGCTTGAATTAGAGGACAAATATTTTTAGTCACATGAATTGTGGATAGGCATTTATGTAAAAAAGTAACACATTCTCATATTCTTTACTTTGTTTGGACACTCATTTTAagcattgaaattaatttggtttttgGCAGTCCTGCAAAAAGAGAGTGGCACTGTGGGTGAGACATTTTCAGGACTTTGAAAAAGTTTTTAGAAGTATGTTAACAAGCGACACCTTTGGGTTTggtaatattttaacaaatttaagttttagcttgctagaactaaaaaataaatattagtatattttttagaaggagtattttttcaaaacaacCTCTGGGAGTATTTGATAAGCACCCAAGCACTTGGGAAACTCACCCTTAAAAGCTAGTTGTTAAGGGGAGAGAATCAATTACTTAAATACTCCACCTAGTATCCCATTCCCATATCAGTATTTTAACAATGTTATGGTATAGCTTGCTAAGACATTCCTTCTAAAAAACGAGAGTGTATTAACAAATCCTATGTGTGTGTATTGGAAATATACAAGGTTGTTGGTCTTGGCATCTTCTTGAGTTCCCTTACTTTTGCAGGTCTGTGTTTCATAAAATGAATGAcataaattttactaattaattaattttcaaattaagttTCTTGAAACCAATGTAAAATTTGAAGATCGAAATTTGAGATTGCCTAACTATACAAGGTTGTTGGTCTTGGCATCTACTTGTGACTGACTAACGTCGTGTTCATATATTTCACCCATGATTTTGGATATGATATTTATGTAGGTGACGTTCTTTCTTTCTGTgtcaattttctttaatgtcTCATTTATGACATCTGTGGTTCATACTcataggaaataaaatttaactttagTTTGCATTCATTTTTCTGGATGGAGTGCATTATACTCAAATGACAGGTTGGCCCTTTGTGTCTACTGTCTAGTTTATATTTGTTTACCTTTTAGCATTTTAAATGAGATAAGAACTTCAGCAAGAGCCCAATATCGAGTCTCTGAAACTGGTTTTTGTATCTTCATATTGATTGGACCATCATACAATAACTTACGACTACTTGTTAGatggtaaaatttatttatattcaatGTATTATACTTCTTAGGCTCCAACTTCTGAAAGACTTTGAGATGATCAACTAGTCTTTGTGAGTTTCTAAATTCGCTGTAAGTTTTAGAATTGCATGCAAAAAAACGATGTAAAAATTCCATTTGATCAGGAACTATCTCAACCTGGAATGCATGAAAGTAGGGGCGGGATCTTGTATGATTTCTCTGTTGTAATAATCTGCTTTAAAAGCGGACATGAACAAGAGGTCTTTTGCTGCAGGCAATGGCACAAGTTGGTGGTTTGGTCATGTTGCAACCTGAAGTGGGAGGCTCTCGTGAAAACTTCTTCTTTGCTGGAATAGACAAAGTGCGGTTTCGTAAGCCTGTGATTGCTGGGGACACCTTAGTTATGAGAATGACACTTACTAAGCTGCAAAAGCGATTTGGAATAGCAAAGATGGAAGGGAAGGCATATGTTGGAGGCGAAGTTGTGTGTGAGGGTGAATTTTTGATGGCGATGGGGAGCGAATAAGTAGACATGCTCCTTCCAATTGGAAGAGTTTATTTTCTTAcatctttaattaaattattctgCTTTTTAATGCAGAACATTGTgaacatttaatttaatgtatgcATTTTCAATGAAATTTATCTGAACATTCTGTTCTATTTCTTTATGGCTTTGCTTTGGCTATTTAGTGCGAAATTATCTTTGATGGATGAACACTTTGGCTTTTGACCTTGTGTTGTTGTATTCCCATTTGTTTTCAAAGTATTTTGTTTATGGCAATCC contains:
- the LOC100790839 gene encoding uncharacterized protein LOC100790839; this encodes MAASALSNRLVSPISLPSKPKPKAISLQPKFSLVKFPNTRFHPLSRKTTSLTTFCSSDAPQHDTPIELRYPAFPTVMDINQIRDILPHRFPFLLVDRVIEYNPGVSAVAIKNVTINDNFFPGHFPERPIMPGVLMVEAMAQVGGLVMLQPEVGGSRENFFFAGIDKVRFRKPVIAGDTLVMRMTLTKLQKRFGIAKMEGKAYVGGEVVCEGEFLMAMGSE